The Anabaena sp. PCC 7108 region TGATGTTCCAGGAGCAGATGGTCTACTTCCCCTCTGTTCCGGTTTTAGCGGTGATGGAGTTGAGCGATTCTGCCTTTGTGGTGCTGCCTGTGGGGTCTGGTCTGTTGTTGGCTTACCAACTTTTGGCTTGGGTTGGTCTCGGTCTCGTTTCAGGATCGGTTTGTCTGCCTGAGATAGCTGCTCATTGGCAGATTCGTTTTCCTCCAAAGGTCTTGTTGGTGGGCTTACCAGTTGTGGCTTTTGGGCTTTTTCTGGTTTTTGCCTTGGGGAAACTACTTTTTCTGGTTTTTCCGCTGCTATTTTTTCCGGTACTGGATTGGGATTAGGTGTTTGATCCGGTTCCGCAACGTTAGGTTTCTGCGCGGTCTCCGATTGATTCCGGGGTACAGGTCGAGTTGGTGCCGTCGGCTTCATGGGTGAGACTGGTGTAGCAAAAGGCCGTGGAGGTGAAGCAGAATTGGCTATGGCTGATGCCTCTGGCACGCTAGAGTAAACGTCATGCGGGCTATCAGACGAAGCAACTAGGTTATTGTTAGCAACTGACGCCTCTGGGGCGTTGGAGGTAGTGTTTCTCAATATTTTGGGTTTGCGAATTTCCAAAATTTGCTGTTTATTTGCTGCAGCAGGTCGGTTACGTCCGCCAGGTTGGGGCGAATTCGGTTTATGACTGTTTGTAACTTGTTCTTTTTTCGACGAGACACTCGTAGTTGCCAGTTTTTCTGCAGCCATACGAATCTGTTCAGCCTCGGATTCTGAAATCGTGCTGCTATGGCTTTTGACCGCGATGTCGAGCTGGTCGCAAATTGCTAGTAGCTCTTTGTTATCCAAATTCAATTCCTTTGATAATTCGTAGATTCTAACTTTGCCGTTGTTCATCCACTCTTTCCCCTTTAATTTACAGTTTTAGCGGATGGTTGCCTGGTTTGTGACATCTCCATCCTTTGATCACTGTTTTTTAGGTTGCCCTTGGTGATGTTGCCGGTGCCTCCAATTAGGAAAGAGAGATGTTTCGGTTTAACGCTGGCATCCCCACCTGGAGTGGTGGTTTACGAGCATCCACAACAATTTTTCTTGAAAAAACTTTTGTGGAAACCCCCGACGCCGAACTGCGCTTTAGCGCTACCAGGTTGCCATGCTAATGGTTTTTGTTTTGCTGATTCTGAGTCTTCCACAACACAATCAAGTAAAATTCGTTGGGAGTATTGTTTCGTCGTCTCTCTTTAATTTTAGAGAGTTGCTTGCTTTTTACACCAACTTACTATTTTGGTACTAACCCCAACGATACCAGAGGGTGTGATGAGAGTACCAATTGTTCGGCTTTCGTCACAATTGCTCTGGAGATTATCGTTGTCAAGTCGTTCCCATTAAATTTGGTTTTGGGTATTGTTTTCGGTTAGACGCTGCCACAATGTTTGATACAGTGTTTCTGGCACTGTTCCATGTAGCGATCGCCCTAATCTATTTTTCTTCTGAGCTGCTTGTAGGCAGCTAGTTTGCGGACAAATATAGGCGGAACGCCCCATGCCCTGATCTAATTGTACCTTTCCAGATGGAAAGACGCGGACTATCCGCCAAAACTCTTCTTTTAATCCTACTCGGCGACAACTAATGCAACGCCGATAATTTGGTTTCATCGGGTTTGTGTTCCATCAGGTCAGCTGTTTGTGGTTGCCAAAAATTAGTTTTAGTTATTTTGACACCTAACAAATGCTTTCCTGTCTATGTTTGATGGCTGACAGTTAACAGACAACAAACAACCAAAAGCACTTGAAAATTAATCTTCCTCTTTGGTGTCAAAATTATCTTCCTCTAATTCTAATTCGTATTGATTTTCATCCTCTAGTTCCTCCATATCATTTTCATCATCCTCCGGTTGATATTTTGCCCTGACAGCCATAAATTTAGCATCCTCTGCTACATGGTCATATTTAGCTTTATCTTTGATATCGATTTTCCAACCAGTTAAGCGGGCGGCTAGTCGGACATTTTGTCCTTCTTTCCCAATGGCTAAACTTAGTTGATCTTCTGCTACTAAGACGTGGGTTTGGCGTGTTTCTGGGTCCATCAGGCGCACTTCATCTACCCGGGCTGGACTCAAGGCGTTGGCGATGTAGGTAGCTGGGTCAGGAGACCAGCG contains the following coding sequences:
- a CDS encoding YlxR family protein, with product MKPNYRRCISCRRVGLKEEFWRIVRVFPSGKVQLDQGMGRSAYICPQTSCLQAAQKKNRLGRSLHGTVPETLYQTLWQRLTENNTQNQI